Proteins from one Anaerohalosphaeraceae bacterium genomic window:
- a CDS encoding metallophosphoesterase, with protein MMRIRRREFLTAAVPALLGAGGCALSKSASQEKKSGRVLRFAHFTDIHMEPKRKAPEGLAKALRHMQSLEDRPSLLITGGDHVMDAFSAKPDWVTVQYETFRTVMREHCVIPVRYCIGNHDVWGWNKKDSQTTGQEPYWGKERPIHEFNLPGRYYAFSEGCWHFIILDSTHPSTDNYEARLDEEQFQWLQNQLQIHRHQYIVIVSHIPILSAAVFLDGDNVKDGHWSLPKEWMHLDAGRLKDLFKEHRNVKLCISGHLHLVDRVEYNGVVYICDGAVCASWWKGDYNEFDEGYGVFDLYEDGTFRHQYLSYGWTAAPDGEGGS; from the coding sequence ATGATGAGAATCAGACGCCGTGAGTTTCTAACCGCCGCTGTCCCGGCTTTGCTGGGAGCGGGCGGCTGTGCACTTTCGAAATCCGCTTCACAGGAAAAGAAATCCGGACGGGTCCTTCGTTTCGCCCATTTTACGGATATCCATATGGAGCCCAAACGAAAGGCCCCCGAAGGACTGGCCAAGGCCCTCCGCCATATGCAGTCGCTCGAGGACCGGCCTTCTCTGCTTATCACCGGCGGAGACCATGTGATGGATGCCTTTTCCGCCAAGCCCGACTGGGTGACTGTTCAGTATGAAACGTTCCGCACCGTGATGCGGGAGCACTGTGTCATTCCGGTTCGATACTGTATCGGCAATCACGATGTCTGGGGGTGGAACAAGAAAGACAGCCAAACCACCGGACAGGAACCCTATTGGGGGAAAGAACGGCCGATTCACGAATTCAATCTGCCCGGCCGCTATTATGCCTTTTCCGAGGGCTGCTGGCATTTTATTATTCTGGACAGTACGCATCCTTCCACGGACAACTATGAAGCCCGTCTGGACGAAGAGCAGTTCCAATGGCTCCAAAACCAGCTGCAGATCCACCGTCATCAGTATATTGTAATTGTTTCGCATATCCCGATTCTTTCCGCGGCGGTTTTTCTGGACGGAGATAATGTCAAAGACGGCCATTGGTCGCTGCCCAAAGAGTGGATGCATTTGGATGCCGGCCGGCTGAAAGACCTCTTTAAAGAGCATCGGAATGTTAAGCTCTGCATCAGCGGACATCTTCATTTGGTGGACCGCGTTGAATACAACGGCGTCGTGTATATCTGTGACGGAGCCGTCTGCGCCTCCTGGTGGAAAGGAGATTACAACGAATTTGACGAAGGATACGGTGTTTTTGACCTCTACGAAGATGGAACCTTCCGCCATCAATATCTGTCCTATGGCTGGACGGCGGCACCGGACGGGGAAGGCGGGAGTTGA